From the genome of Pseudomonas sp. gcc21, one region includes:
- the argB gene encoding acetylglutamate kinase: protein MLSRDAAAQVSRVLTEALPYIQRFTGKTIVIKYGGNAMESEELKNSFARDIVLMKTVGINPVVVHGGGPQIADLLARLNIQSEFIEGMRVTDSQTMDVVEMVLGGQVNKDIVNLINRHGGAAIGLTGKDASLIRARKLKVSRRTPGMDKPEIIDIGQVGEVVEVNTRLINRLVSDDYIPVIAPIGVGDDGASYNINADLVAGKVAEALKAEKLLLLTNIAGLMDKQGKVLTGLTTAQVDALIEDGTIYGGMLPKIRCALDAVQGGAGSAIIVDGRVPNAVLLEIFTNTGVGTLITNQRQAL, encoded by the coding sequence ATGTTGAGTCGTGACGCTGCCGCCCAGGTTTCCCGGGTATTGACTGAAGCCCTGCCCTATATCCAGCGCTTCACCGGCAAGACGATCGTTATCAAGTACGGCGGAAACGCCATGGAAAGCGAGGAGCTGAAAAACAGCTTTGCCCGCGACATCGTGTTGATGAAGACGGTTGGAATCAACCCGGTCGTCGTGCACGGTGGCGGGCCACAGATAGCTGATCTTCTCGCGCGGTTGAACATCCAGAGCGAATTCATCGAAGGCATGCGCGTTACCGACAGCCAGACGATGGACGTAGTGGAGATGGTGCTTGGCGGCCAGGTCAACAAGGACATCGTCAACCTGATCAACCGCCACGGCGGCGCCGCGATCGGCCTGACCGGCAAGGATGCCAGCCTGATCCGCGCCCGCAAACTGAAGGTATCGCGCCGCACGCCGGGCATGGACAAGCCCGAGATCATCGATATCGGCCAGGTCGGAGAAGTGGTCGAGGTCAATACCCGGCTGATCAACCGCCTCGTCTCCGATGACTACATCCCGGTAATCGCGCCAATCGGCGTCGGCGATGACGGTGCCTCGTACAACATCAACGCCGACCTGGTGGCGGGCAAAGTGGCCGAGGCACTCAAGGCCGAGAAGCTTTTACTGCTCACCAATATTGCCGGTCTGATGGACAAGCAAGGCAAGGTGCTCACCGGACTGACCACCGCACAGGTCGATGCATTGATTGAAGACGGCACCATTTACGGCGGCATGCTACCCAAGATCCGTTGCGCCCTGGACGCGGTACAGGGCGGTGCCGGCAGCGCCATTATCGTCGATGGCCGGGTCCCCAATGCGGTACTGCTGGAGATCTTCACCAATACCGGCGTTGGCACCCTGATCACCAACCAGCGGCAGGCACTATGA
- the rph gene encoding ribonuclease PH, producing MKRPSGREADQMRQVTLTRQYTKHAEGSVLVEFGDTKVICTASVESGVPRFLRGSGQGWITAEYGMLPRATGERMQREASKGKQGGRTLEIQRLIGRSLRAAVDLHSLGENTIYFDCDVIQADGGTRTASITGACVALVDALRVMKQRGAIKKMPTVQMIAAISVGMYKGEPVLDLDYLEDSSADTDLNVVMTDKGGFIEVQGTAEAAPFSPEELNAMLALAKKGVDELFAMQLAALQD from the coding sequence ATGAAACGACCCAGCGGCCGCGAAGCCGATCAGATGCGTCAGGTCACCCTGACCCGTCAATACACCAAACACGCCGAGGGCTCGGTGCTGGTTGAGTTCGGCGACACCAAGGTGATCTGCACGGCCAGCGTTGAGTCCGGCGTGCCGCGCTTCCTGCGTGGTTCTGGGCAGGGGTGGATCACTGCTGAATACGGCATGCTGCCGCGCGCAACGGGCGAGCGCATGCAGCGTGAAGCCAGCAAGGGCAAGCAGGGCGGCCGTACGCTGGAAATCCAGCGGCTCATCGGACGTTCGCTGCGCGCGGCGGTTGATCTGCACAGCCTGGGTGAAAACACCATTTACTTCGATTGCGACGTGATCCAGGCCGATGGCGGCACCCGGACAGCCTCGATCACCGGCGCGTGCGTGGCGCTGGTTGATGCATTGCGAGTCATGAAGCAGCGCGGTGCCATCAAGAAAATGCCGACGGTGCAGATGATTGCTGCCATTTCGGTCGGCATGTACAAGGGCGAGCCGGTGCTGGACCTCGATTACCTGGAGGACTCCTCTGCCGATACCGACCTCAACGTGGTCATGACCGACAAGGGCGGATTTATCGAAGTGCAGGGAACAGCGGAAGCTGCGCCGTTCAGCCCGGAAGAGCTCAACGCCATGCTGGCATTGGCGAAGAAGGGTGTTGATGAGCTGTTCGCCATGCAGTTGGCGGCATTGCAGGACTGA
- a CDS encoding thioesterase family protein, whose protein sequence is MMQRDDFKISTRLRVRWAEADMQGVVFNGHYLTYADIGTTEYFRAIKQITDGATGAQGSDFFAVRTVLEYHAPALYDDLLDVHVRIIRLGNSSMQFQIGIYRGEELLTTGELVYVYADLQSRRPQPIPDAFRTAVKALEKTPPQDTAAK, encoded by the coding sequence ATGATGCAGCGGGACGATTTCAAGATCAGCACGCGGCTGCGCGTGCGCTGGGCCGAAGCCGATATGCAGGGCGTTGTTTTCAATGGCCACTATCTGACTTACGCAGACATTGGAACCACTGAATACTTCCGGGCGATCAAACAGATCACCGACGGAGCGACCGGCGCACAGGGGAGCGATTTCTTCGCGGTGCGCACTGTGCTTGAGTATCACGCGCCGGCTCTTTACGACGATCTGCTTGACGTACATGTGCGGATTATCCGACTGGGCAATTCAAGCATGCAGTTCCAGATCGGGATCTATCGGGGCGAGGAGCTGCTGACCACAGGCGAGCTGGTGTATGTATACGCCGACCTGCAGAGTCGCCGGCCGCAGCCCATTCCTGACGCATTCAGGACGGCAGTCAAAGCGCTCGAGAAAACGCCACCCCAGGATACGGCGGCGAAATGA
- the coaBC gene encoding bifunctional phosphopantothenoylcysteine decarboxylase/phosphopantothenate--cysteine ligase CoaBC: MQRLFNKQIVLGVSGGIAAYKSAELVRRLREAGAEVRVVMTDAAREFITPLTLQALSGHPVHGDLLDPAAEAAMGHIELARWADLVLIAPTTADLMARLAQGRGDDLLTTLILATDAPIAIAPAMNQAMWRDPATQANLATLISRDIKVFGPAAGEQACGDIGPGRMLEPTDIAARAAECFEYGALAGRHVLINAGPTREAIDPVRYISNHSSGKMGFALAAAAAEAGARVTLVAGPVNLPTPPRVQRVDVISAQAMLDACQNALPADLFIASAAVADYRPAECADSKLKKNPGNEDGMTLSLVRNPDILATLANHPQRPWCVGFAAETDDVLTYAKNKLERKNLNLIVANDVSVPGIGFNSDDNAVTLIDRTLEQNPLPHASKQKLARQIIAFIAGQLPPPTA, encoded by the coding sequence ATGCAGCGGTTGTTCAACAAGCAGATTGTGCTCGGCGTCAGCGGTGGCATAGCAGCATACAAGAGTGCCGAACTGGTCAGGCGGTTACGCGAGGCAGGCGCTGAAGTCCGCGTGGTCATGACTGACGCGGCGCGGGAATTCATCACGCCGCTGACCCTGCAAGCGCTATCCGGCCACCCGGTGCACGGCGACCTGCTTGATCCTGCTGCCGAGGCGGCAATGGGTCATATCGAGCTGGCCCGGTGGGCCGACCTGGTATTGATCGCGCCGACCACTGCCGATTTAATGGCGCGCCTGGCTCAGGGCCGCGGAGATGATCTGCTCACCACACTTATCCTCGCCACGGATGCGCCTATTGCCATCGCGCCAGCCATGAACCAGGCGATGTGGCGCGACCCGGCCACCCAGGCCAATCTAGCCACGCTCATATCGCGCGATATCAAGGTGTTTGGCCCGGCTGCCGGTGAGCAGGCCTGTGGTGATATCGGCCCGGGACGCATGCTGGAGCCGACCGACATTGCCGCCCGCGCAGCCGAATGTTTCGAATATGGCGCGCTGGCAGGCCGCCATGTCCTGATTAACGCGGGCCCTACCCGCGAGGCGATTGACCCGGTGCGCTATATATCCAACCACAGCTCCGGCAAGATGGGCTTTGCCCTGGCTGCCGCCGCCGCAGAAGCGGGCGCGCGGGTTACGCTTGTCGCGGGCCCGGTCAATCTCCCTACGCCACCGCGGGTCCAGCGTGTCGACGTGATCAGCGCTCAGGCGATGCTGGATGCTTGCCAGAACGCTTTGCCGGCAGATCTGTTTATCGCTTCCGCCGCCGTCGCGGATTATCGCCCGGCCGAGTGCGCCGACAGCAAACTCAAGAAAAACCCGGGCAACGAGGACGGGATGACGCTGTCGCTGGTGCGCAACCCGGACATCCTCGCCACCCTTGCCAATCATCCGCAGCGGCCCTGGTGCGTGGGCTTCGCCGCTGAGACCGACGACGTCCTCACCTATGCCAAGAACAAGCTCGAGCGAAAAAACCTGAACCTGATCGTTGCGAATGATGTCAGTGTGCCAGGTATCGGGTTTAATAGTGATGACAACGCGGTAACGCTGATAGACCGCACACTCGAGCAAAACCCTCTGCCCCATGCGAGCAAGCAGAAGCTGGCCCGGCAGATCATTGCTTTTATTGCTGGCCAACTCCCTCCACCCACTGCCTGA
- the radC gene encoding DNA repair protein RadC, protein MAITDWPLAERPREKLLSQGAAALSDAELLAIFLRTGIPGRSAVDLARDLLSGFGSLRALLQADLKLFCGHPGLGPAKFVQLQAVMEMGRRHLYEEMQRGDALTSPGSVRRYLKSQLLGLPHEVFACLFLDNQHRVIAFEELFRGTLDSASVYPREVVKRALAHNAAALILTHNHPSGVSEPSQADLMLTRRLKESLALVDIRVLDHLVVGDGEPVSFAERGLL, encoded by the coding sequence ATGGCTATAACCGATTGGCCCCTGGCCGAACGTCCCCGCGAAAAACTCTTGAGTCAGGGTGCTGCCGCGCTGTCTGATGCTGAGCTGTTGGCCATATTTCTGCGCACCGGCATTCCGGGGCGCAGCGCGGTGGATCTGGCGCGTGATCTGCTGAGCGGGTTCGGCAGCCTGCGCGCTCTGCTACAGGCCGATCTGAAATTGTTCTGCGGCCACCCGGGCCTCGGTCCGGCCAAATTCGTGCAGCTGCAAGCTGTCATGGAAATGGGCCGCCGGCATTTATATGAAGAGATGCAACGCGGCGATGCCCTGACATCCCCGGGATCTGTGCGCCGCTATCTGAAAAGCCAGTTGCTCGGACTGCCCCACGAAGTATTCGCCTGCCTGTTTCTCGATAACCAGCATCGGGTCATTGCCTTTGAAGAGTTGTTTCGCGGCACGCTGGACAGTGCCAGCGTCTATCCCCGCGAGGTGGTCAAACGCGCGCTTGCCCACAACGCAGCAGCGTTGATTCTCACGCATAACCATCCGTCGGGGGTTTCCGAGCCGAGTCAGGCCGACCTGATGCTGACGAGACGGTTAAAGGAGTCCCTTGCGCTGGTGGATATCCGCGTGCTGGACCATCTCGTCGTGGGGGACGGAGAGCCCGTATCCTTTGCGGAACGGGGCTTGCTTTAA
- a CDS encoding phosphomannomutase/phosphoglucomutase, giving the protein MKLTKALPGASPALPGTLIPLLMALAGLGAAALLIWFTLFGESNQRYSQDMAQAYASQQAGALNNALERLDADLTTLASNPQLQVALTNGGSPALTRSLRHVYADALAIYSHLPGTASNIQSDIAPLSFAALDMIRRAERNMPVPAEAHKVGTEWRLYAARPLRVTSNAPIGGSVLAVFDMQRLVGSLPALPPDSGRLTLIQQFPDAPEQILYQHGEGHGPVLRLPTDNPAWRLEFRPGSALSTGLVNPLLLLAAVLLALSGLLAGLLWLQRQWCASIQADADVLSQLTKGHKVAGLRLGVLEPVAQMIMQQAHRHGQTPGINPAREQQPTLEPAVAVAPRSPVVAESTPMLDEDDILDIDLFDEEDPFDMAGSEPAQNTPPVVPAEIFRAYDIRGVVGQTLTEENVYWIGRAIGSENIMSGQSEIAVGRDGRLSGPSLSEQLIRGLMDSGCHVIDLGMVPTPVVYFATHVLESSSGVVLTGSHNPAEYNGLKIVIAGQTLSEERIKALHTRLQQNDLNAGNGTREQRDLLPAYQQRIVEDVALARPLKVVVDCGNGVAGVIAQSLLEELGCTVIPLFCTVDGKFPNHHPDPSKPENVADLVTAVRQHNADIGIAFDGDADRLGVVTSDGELIHPDRLLMLMAEDVVVRNPGADVVFDVKCTRRLPALISKLGGRPVMWKSGHSLIKAKMKEVGALLGGEMSGHVFFEERWYGFDDGLYSACRLLEILSVQPDNLTSAELLARYPTGLSTPELNIRVGEERKFEIIQALRDQADWGQGKLTALDGIRVDYPHGWGLVRASNTTPMLTLRFEADKQDDLELVQQLFRDQLAAVAPDLQLPF; this is encoded by the coding sequence ATGAAACTCACCAAGGCGTTACCGGGGGCTTCCCCTGCGTTGCCCGGTACATTGATTCCCTTGTTGATGGCTTTAGCCGGGTTGGGTGCCGCTGCGCTACTGATCTGGTTCACCTTGTTCGGCGAGAGCAATCAACGCTATTCGCAGGACATGGCGCAGGCCTATGCCAGCCAACAGGCTGGTGCGCTTAACAACGCGCTGGAACGGCTGGATGCTGACCTCACGACGTTGGCAAGCAACCCGCAGCTGCAGGTCGCCCTGACCAATGGCGGCAGCCCTGCGCTGACCCGTTCCTTGCGGCATGTCTATGCTGATGCGCTGGCGATCTACAGCCATCTTCCCGGCACCGCCAGCAATATTCAGAGTGACATTGCGCCCCTGAGCTTCGCCGCGCTGGACATGATCCGCCGCGCCGAACGCAACATGCCGGTACCGGCAGAAGCGCATAAGGTTGGCACCGAATGGCGTCTGTATGCCGCGCGCCCGCTGCGAGTAACCTCCAATGCGCCTATTGGTGGCTCAGTGCTTGCCGTATTCGACATGCAGCGCTTGGTAGGCAGCCTTCCGGCGCTGCCGCCCGACAGCGGTCGACTCACGCTGATTCAACAGTTTCCCGACGCACCGGAACAGATTCTTTACCAGCACGGCGAAGGTCACGGGCCCGTCCTGCGGCTTCCCACTGACAACCCGGCCTGGCGCCTCGAATTCAGGCCTGGCAGCGCATTGTCTACCGGACTGGTCAACCCGCTGTTGCTGCTCGCCGCAGTGCTGCTGGCGTTGAGCGGATTGCTCGCAGGGCTACTCTGGTTACAGCGGCAATGGTGCGCCAGCATACAGGCGGACGCCGATGTCCTGTCCCAGCTTACCAAAGGCCACAAGGTTGCCGGGTTACGGTTGGGTGTGCTCGAACCTGTAGCGCAGATGATCATGCAGCAGGCGCACCGCCATGGGCAGACGCCAGGTATCAATCCGGCACGCGAACAGCAACCGACTCTGGAGCCGGCCGTGGCCGTTGCGCCCCGCTCACCGGTTGTCGCCGAGAGCACACCGATGCTCGACGAAGACGATATCCTCGATATCGATCTTTTCGATGAGGAAGACCCTTTCGATATGGCCGGTAGCGAGCCCGCACAAAACACTCCCCCGGTAGTGCCCGCAGAAATCTTCCGCGCTTACGACATCCGCGGCGTGGTCGGCCAGACCCTGACCGAAGAAAACGTGTACTGGATCGGTCGGGCGATCGGTAGTGAAAACATAATGTCCGGCCAATCCGAGATTGCCGTCGGCCGGGATGGAAGGTTGTCTGGCCCAAGCCTGTCAGAACAGCTGATCAGGGGCCTGATGGACAGCGGCTGTCATGTCATTGATCTCGGCATGGTGCCGACACCGGTAGTGTATTTCGCGACCCACGTACTGGAATCCTCTTCTGGCGTGGTGTTGACCGGCAGCCACAACCCCGCCGAATACAACGGGCTTAAGATAGTCATCGCCGGCCAGACGCTCTCGGAAGAACGCATCAAGGCGCTGCATACCCGCCTTCAGCAGAATGATCTGAACGCCGGCAACGGAACCCGCGAACAACGCGACCTGTTGCCCGCCTATCAGCAGCGTATCGTCGAAGATGTCGCGCTGGCCCGCCCGCTCAAGGTGGTGGTGGATTGCGGTAATGGTGTCGCCGGAGTCATTGCGCAGTCATTGCTGGAAGAACTTGGCTGTACCGTCATACCCCTGTTCTGCACGGTGGATGGAAAGTTCCCCAATCATCATCCTGATCCGAGCAAGCCGGAGAATGTCGCCGACCTTGTCACCGCGGTTCGCCAACACAACGCCGACATCGGCATTGCCTTCGACGGCGATGCAGACCGGCTGGGCGTGGTTACCAGCGATGGCGAGCTGATCCACCCTGATCGCCTGCTGATGCTGATGGCCGAAGACGTCGTGGTACGCAATCCCGGCGCAGACGTTGTCTTCGATGTGAAGTGCACCCGGCGACTGCCCGCCCTCATCAGCAAACTCGGCGGTCGCCCCGTCATGTGGAAATCTGGGCATTCGCTGATCAAGGCCAAAATGAAGGAAGTCGGCGCGCTGCTCGGCGGTGAGATGAGCGGCCATGTGTTTTTCGAGGAGCGCTGGTACGGCTTCGACGACGGTCTCTACAGCGCGTGCCGACTGCTGGAAATTCTCTCCGTGCAGCCGGACAATCTCACCAGCGCCGAGCTGCTGGCCCGCTATCCGACCGGCTTGAGCACACCGGAACTGAACATCCGCGTCGGTGAAGAACGCAAATTCGAGATCATCCAGGCGCTACGCGACCAGGCCGACTGGGGCCAGGGCAAGCTCACCGCGCTGGATGGCATCCGCGTTGATTACCCGCACGGCTGGGGCCTGGTCCGCGCGTCGAATACCACACCCATGTTGACCTTGCGCTTCGAAGCGGACAAACAAGACGACCTGGAGCTTGTCCAACAATTATTCCGCGATCAGCTGGCTGCCGTAGCCCCTGATCTGCAGCTGCCATTCTGA
- a CDS encoding exodeoxyribonuclease III, with amino-acid sequence MRIISLNVNGVEAAAARGLFDWLRTQDADVICLQDIRVTAPELEQDPYWLDGYWQYCFEAEVPSQGGVAIYTKTAPKAIIMGLGFELADRYGRFIQADFDKVSIASLLLPSGRNGDADLNQKFKFMNDFTGYLNKQRRKRREFIYCGSLHTAHLKLDVKNWRDCQEQPGFMAPERAWMDEIFGNLGYVDALREVTRESELYSWWPDSEQAQDLNLGLRFDYQILTPGLRRFVKNAQIPRKVRFSEHAPVIIEYDWTLSI; translated from the coding sequence ATGCGAATTATCAGTCTGAATGTCAACGGCGTCGAGGCCGCAGCGGCCAGGGGTCTGTTCGACTGGCTGCGCACACAGGATGCAGATGTTATATGTCTTCAGGATATTCGCGTAACTGCCCCTGAGCTGGAGCAAGACCCTTACTGGCTGGACGGCTACTGGCAGTACTGCTTTGAAGCAGAGGTGCCGAGCCAGGGCGGCGTGGCGATCTACACCAAGACCGCGCCCAAGGCGATCATCATGGGGCTGGGGTTCGAACTGGCGGACCGCTACGGCCGCTTCATTCAGGCTGATTTCGACAAGGTCAGCATTGCCTCCCTGCTGCTGCCATCCGGGCGCAACGGCGACGCAGACCTGAATCAGAAATTCAAGTTCATGAATGACTTCACGGGCTACCTGAACAAGCAGCGCCGCAAGCGGCGTGAGTTCATTTATTGCGGTTCGCTGCATACTGCGCATTTGAAGCTGGACGTGAAGAACTGGCGCGACTGCCAGGAACAGCCTGGCTTCATGGCGCCCGAACGGGCCTGGATGGACGAGATATTCGGCAATCTGGGGTATGTCGATGCGCTGCGCGAGGTCACCCGCGAATCCGAGCTGTACAGTTGGTGGCCCGACAGCGAGCAGGCTCAGGATCTGAACCTCGGCCTGCGCTTCGATTATCAGATCCTCACGCCCGGCCTGCGCCGCTTCGTGAAGAATGCTCAGATTCCACGCAAGGTGCGCTTCTCCGAGCATGCGCCTGTCATCATCGAATATGACTGGACCCTGTCGATCTGA
- a CDS encoding DUF4870 domain-containing protein, whose protein sequence is MEDPQNPLETTPGPEARKWALIAHLSGFLGCIIPFGSLVGPLLVWQLKKDQAPFIDDQGKEALNFQITVALAGLLCMLLMVVVIGFLLIWLVIIAAVVLMIIAAIKANEGQAYRYPFCWRIIK, encoded by the coding sequence ATCGAAGACCCGCAAAACCCTCTCGAAACAACACCCGGACCTGAAGCGCGTAAGTGGGCGCTGATTGCCCATCTTTCCGGGTTCCTCGGTTGCATCATTCCCTTTGGAAGCCTGGTCGGGCCGCTGCTGGTGTGGCAACTGAAAAAAGATCAGGCGCCCTTTATTGATGACCAGGGCAAGGAGGCGCTTAACTTTCAAATTACCGTCGCGCTCGCCGGTCTGCTGTGCATGTTGTTGATGGTCGTGGTAATCGGCTTCCTGCTGATCTGGCTAGTGATCATTGCTGCAGTCGTGTTGATGATTATTGCAGCGATCAAGGCAAATGAAGGGCAGGCTTATCGCTATCCGTTCTGCTGGCGCATCATCAAGTAG
- the pyrE gene encoding orotate phosphoribosyltransferase: MHEYQREFIRFALDRDVLRFGDFTLKSGRKSPYFFNAGLFNDGTALARLGRYYAQAYVHSGLEDADIIFGPAYKGIPLAAVTAVSLAESFDRNLPYCFNRKEAKDHGEGGNLVGAPLQGRVLIIDDVITAGTAIREVMQIIKAAGATPAAVMVALDRQERGQAELSAIQEVERDFGVPVISIVSLDQVLGFLQEDETLRHHLPAVEAYRANYGIQQGN; encoded by the coding sequence ATGCACGAATATCAACGAGAGTTCATTCGCTTTGCGCTGGATAGAGACGTGCTGCGCTTTGGCGACTTTACCCTCAAATCCGGTCGTAAAAGTCCATACTTCTTCAACGCGGGGCTGTTCAATGACGGAACGGCTCTGGCCAGGCTTGGCCGGTACTATGCCCAGGCATACGTGCACAGCGGTCTGGAGGATGCCGACATCATTTTCGGGCCCGCTTATAAGGGTATTCCACTGGCGGCGGTCACTGCCGTTTCGCTGGCTGAAAGCTTTGATCGCAATCTGCCATACTGCTTCAACCGCAAGGAAGCCAAGGACCATGGTGAAGGCGGTAATCTCGTGGGCGCACCGCTGCAAGGTCGAGTGTTGATCATTGATGATGTGATCACTGCCGGCACGGCCATCAGAGAAGTGATGCAGATTATCAAGGCCGCCGGTGCGACACCTGCGGCGGTGATGGTTGCGCTGGATCGCCAGGAGCGGGGCCAGGCAGAGCTGTCCGCGATACAGGAAGTGGAGCGTGACTTTGGTGTGCCGGTCATCAGCATTGTCTCGCTTGATCAGGTGCTCGGTTTCCTGCAGGAAGACGAGACGCTCAGGCATCATTTGCCAGCGGTTGAAGCTTACCGGGCGAACTACGGGATTCAGCAAGGAAATTGA
- a CDS encoding DUF4124 domain-containing protein: protein MRRIFIAVALGVMVMPATGVAELYRYIDNRGVTVLDSRVPPEYISNGYEVLDAQGRVREVIPASPTQAELEAMRRARTEQERQRVADSTLLRLYSDVRDLDRAHARQVAQIDNQIVTAENELEVLQAQREDLQRRAADQERAGRPVEARILESLADLDKESDRLRRLIELKREEITDVDRGFAAQRERLSQLTH, encoded by the coding sequence ATGCGAAGAATATTTATTGCTGTAGCACTGGGCGTGATGGTGATGCCTGCCACCGGGGTTGCCGAGCTGTATCGGTATATCGATAACCGGGGCGTAACGGTACTCGACAGCCGCGTTCCGCCTGAGTACATCTCCAATGGGTATGAAGTGCTGGATGCCCAGGGTCGTGTTCGTGAAGTCATACCCGCATCGCCTACCCAAGCGGAGCTTGAAGCGATGCGTCGCGCCCGTACCGAGCAGGAGCGGCAGCGGGTTGCAGACTCAACGCTTTTACGGCTGTACAGCGACGTCCGGGATCTTGACCGTGCCCATGCTCGGCAGGTCGCGCAGATCGATAACCAGATAGTCACCGCAGAAAACGAGCTGGAGGTTCTGCAGGCGCAGCGCGAGGATTTGCAGCGCAGAGCCGCAGATCAGGAGCGGGCGGGCCGGCCTGTGGAGGCGCGCATTCTTGAAAGCCTGGCTGATCTCGATAAGGAGTCTGATCGTCTGCGTCGGCTGATCGAGCTGAAGCGTGAGGAAATCACCGACGTTGATCGCGGTTTTGCGGCGCAGCGTGAGCGGCTGTCGCAGCTGACTCACTAG
- a CDS encoding YicC/YloC family endoribonuclease, translating into MVYSMTAFSRCELNSEQGNLSWEMRSVNHRYLEISLRLPESLRELEGPLRERLRKTLARGKVECTLRFHPAADASRALTLNQGLVDQLVEASRQISDKLDNLAPVNPLEVLAWPGVMASPELDQATLLKQARDLFDQALAELRAQRAREGAELKIMLEERLASISERVALLREMMPEMLSAHRQKLVERFAEASLDLDNTRVEQELVLLAQKIDVAEELDRLDTHVNEARRVLAGKSAMGRRLDFLMQEFNREANTLGSKAIDSRSTQAAVDLKVYIEQMREQVQNIE; encoded by the coding sequence ATGGTTTACAGCATGACTGCTTTCTCGCGCTGCGAGCTCAACAGCGAACAGGGCAACCTGTCCTGGGAAATGCGTTCAGTAAACCACCGCTACCTGGAAATCAGCCTGCGACTTCCCGAATCGCTGCGTGAGCTGGAAGGCCCGCTGCGCGAGCGGCTGCGTAAAACCCTGGCCCGTGGCAAAGTCGAGTGCACGCTGCGCTTTCACCCGGCGGCAGATGCCAGCCGCGCATTAACCTTGAATCAGGGGCTGGTCGACCAGCTGGTCGAAGCGAGCCGCCAGATCAGTGACAAGCTGGATAATCTCGCCCCGGTCAACCCGCTTGAAGTGCTCGCCTGGCCGGGCGTGATGGCCAGCCCGGAGCTTGACCAGGCGACGCTGCTGAAACAAGCCCGTGATCTATTCGACCAGGCCCTCGCCGAGCTGCGCGCGCAACGCGCCCGCGAAGGTGCGGAGTTGAAGATCATGCTTGAGGAACGTCTGGCCAGCATAAGCGAACGCGTGGCGCTATTGCGTGAAATGATGCCCGAGATGTTGAGCGCTCATCGGCAAAAGCTGGTTGAGCGCTTCGCCGAAGCCAGCCTGGATCTGGATAACACGCGTGTCGAACAGGAACTCGTTCTGCTGGCGCAGAAAATCGACGTAGCCGAAGAACTCGACCGCCTGGACACCCATGTCAACGAGGCCCGTCGCGTACTTGCCGGCAAGTCAGCCATGGGCCGTCGACTGGATTTCCTCATGCAGGAATTCAACCGTGAAGCCAACACCCTGGGTTCAAAGGCCATCGACAGCCGCAGCACCCAGGCAGCCGTGGATCTGAAAGTCTATATCGAGCAGATGCGCGAGCAGGTGCAGAATATCGAGTAG
- the dut gene encoding dUTP diphosphatase: protein MHALQAKILDPRLGQQWPLPHYATGGSAGLDLRALLNEPLILEPSQTALLPTGLAIHIADPGLAAMILPRSGLGHKHGIVLGNLVGLIDSDYQGELMVSCWNRSQQAFTIEPGERIAQLVLVPVLQASLEIVEEFDNSARGAGGFGHTGSH, encoded by the coding sequence ATGCACGCGCTGCAAGCGAAAATACTTGACCCCCGCCTTGGCCAGCAATGGCCTCTGCCGCACTACGCAACCGGGGGTTCAGCCGGCCTCGATTTGCGCGCACTGCTGAACGAACCACTCATTCTCGAGCCAAGCCAGACAGCGCTGCTGCCGACCGGGCTGGCGATTCATATCGCCGATCCCGGATTGGCCGCCATGATTCTGCCCCGTTCAGGCCTGGGGCATAAGCACGGCATCGTGCTGGGCAATCTTGTCGGACTGATCGATTCGGATTATCAGGGCGAGCTGATGGTGTCCTGCTGGAACCGCAGCCAGCAGGCATTCACCATCGAACCTGGCGAACGTATTGCCCAACTGGTTCTGGTGCCGGTTCTACAGGCCAGTCTCGAAATAGTCGAAGAGTTCGATAACAGTGCACGCGGCGCAGGTGGTTTTGGCCACACAGGCAGCCATTGA